The following proteins are co-located in the Longimicrobium sp. genome:
- a CDS encoding DUF5715 family protein: MRIHRIVGPIAFVLALGLTAGGARAQSLSGSRASVDRMYEQAHDHHLTFFRTGTGVRSAAREGDLVRMSGNENYRLHAVTYPYALETTRTFVQRLSSQYRDACGERLVVTSGVRPTSFRLFNSADKSVHPTGMAVDIRKPTRRGCLSWLRETLLYLERQGAIEATEEHRPPHFHVAVYPRQYLAYIGRAPDARPQQTARRSTGRSANARLITYRVRQGDSLWTIARRHGTSVERLKNANDMSSSRLRAGQVIRVPSRGR, translated from the coding sequence ATGCGCATCCACCGAATCGTCGGTCCCATCGCCTTCGTGCTGGCGCTCGGCCTTACGGCCGGGGGCGCCCGCGCGCAGTCGCTGAGCGGCTCGCGGGCGAGCGTGGACCGCATGTACGAGCAGGCGCACGACCACCACCTGACCTTCTTCCGGACGGGGACGGGGGTGCGCTCCGCCGCGCGCGAGGGCGACCTGGTGCGCATGAGCGGCAACGAGAACTACCGGCTGCACGCGGTGACCTACCCGTACGCGCTGGAGACCACGCGCACCTTCGTGCAGCGCCTGTCCAGCCAGTACCGCGACGCCTGCGGCGAGCGGCTGGTGGTCACCAGCGGGGTGCGCCCCACCTCGTTCCGGCTGTTCAACTCGGCCGACAAGTCGGTGCACCCCACGGGGATGGCGGTGGACATCCGCAAGCCGACGCGCCGCGGCTGCCTGAGCTGGCTGCGCGAGACGCTCCTGTACCTGGAGCGCCAGGGCGCCATCGAGGCCACCGAGGAGCACCGCCCGCCGCACTTCCACGTGGCGGTCTACCCGCGGCAGTACCTGGCCTACATCGGCCGGGCGCCGGACGCGCGCCCGCAGCAGACGGCGCGGCGCTCCACCGGCCGCTCCGCCAACGCGCGGCTCATCACCTACCGCGTGCGCCAGGGCGACTCGCTGTGGACCATCGCCCGGCGCCACGGCACCAGCGTGGAGCGCCTCAAGAACGCCAACGACATGAGCTCGTCGCGCCTGCGCGCCGGGCAGGTGATCCGGGTCCCCAGCCGGGGCCGCTGA
- a CDS encoding DUF6036 family nucleotidyltransferase, which yields MPDAFGKEEILGLLEELGHFVRGPATLVLAGSAALILRDQLNRATVDIDVIESRPDLGQLQEAIRGVERSAGAPAGWVSSSIQSYIDVLPPDYRRRVEALGTFGAVRVELVGRLDLIVMKLWGGTRRARDLQDLHILAPSFQELDFASGQVERLRSIDAARAERMEKLIQHFRGDAPPPGDR from the coding sequence ATGCCAGATGCGTTCGGGAAGGAGGAGATCCTTGGGTTGCTGGAAGAACTGGGGCACTTCGTCCGCGGACCGGCGACTCTCGTCCTCGCCGGCAGCGCTGCCCTGATCCTCCGGGACCAGCTGAACCGCGCGACCGTGGACATTGACGTGATCGAGTCCCGCCCAGACCTCGGGCAGCTTCAGGAGGCGATCCGGGGAGTGGAGCGTAGCGCCGGAGCACCTGCGGGATGGGTGAGCTCCAGCATACAGTCGTACATCGACGTCCTGCCTCCGGACTACCGACGCCGGGTGGAGGCGTTGGGCACCTTCGGAGCCGTCCGCGTGGAGTTGGTCGGGCGGCTCGACCTCATCGTGATGAAGCTGTGGGGCGGCACCAGACGGGCGCGTGACCTGCAGGATCTGCACATCCTTGCTCCGTCCTTTCAGGAACTGGATTTTGCGTCGGGGCAGGTCGAACGCCTGAGATCGATCGACGCAGCACGGGCGGAACGGATGGAAAAGCTGATTCAGCACTTCCGGGGTGATGCCCCGCCGCCCGGGGACCGGTGA
- a CDS encoding lytic transglycosylase domain-containing protein, producing the protein MKFSSELVRYAGFAGIATGLAIGTAWGRGDVRESLSRITTLEAPAVTDPFAGLSHAGMTAAAREASAELESGRPWAAWNELRCYVEDEDDAPPAVALLAARAAAGWDAWSHVRRLLAGREWLDEEGGGAGLLLLARAEEAREEWEAAAAAYRRYTAVAEGEARGVASARLGRVLRRAERPREAAGAFADAARDLPQAADWLLALRAEALAAAGDPAAVSAPLPAEASAPARAHRARAEARYWLGAGDTVRAAAGLEAEAGAVAALDARTAAELALKQARLLAAAGHGPEARAVLARVAADGGAAPTVRSAAAALLGDLPGERTAAEQLARAAAYEAAGKPGLAAKALRVALARGAPDDAATRLRVGRLLFDEADYEPARAWLLEAAEKLDAERAAEAELYAARALVRLGRADDGRAALRRLAERRAGTAAAGTAWFLLGDEAADRATGIVYYRRAAEVAHSPHAREALFRVGDRSRKEGETAAAIRAWEEYAGRWPQGEQTAEAAYQAGLLHERAGREERARAMYAAAIAADPVSYPAVRAADRMGADPLAGADRALPWPAAPADEADAAAALRRLRALEEAGLEDAWKAELDAQVRRLGERPLARLVLAEGLRDAGHPVDGIRLGRALLEERGGAWDARLLRVVFPFPYRELLLDEAERVDVDPWLLAGLVRQESSFDRRARSWVGATGLSQIMPGTGAWLAGGVGIRNFEPELLAVPEINLRMGARYLRDQMRRYRGARDLALAAYNAGPGRADRWKRELGYGRDVDAFREQIPFAETRHYVKVVIRNAEVYRRLYGPRRAPGLASPEM; encoded by the coding sequence ATGAAGTTCTCCTCCGAGCTCGTCCGCTACGCCGGCTTCGCCGGGATCGCGACCGGTCTTGCAATCGGCACGGCCTGGGGCCGGGGCGACGTGCGCGAGAGTCTCTCCCGCATCACCACGCTGGAGGCGCCCGCCGTCACCGACCCCTTCGCCGGGCTCTCGCACGCGGGGATGACGGCCGCCGCGCGCGAGGCCAGCGCCGAGCTGGAGTCGGGGCGCCCCTGGGCGGCGTGGAACGAGCTGCGGTGCTACGTGGAGGACGAAGACGACGCGCCCCCCGCCGTGGCGCTGCTCGCCGCGCGCGCGGCCGCCGGGTGGGACGCCTGGAGCCACGTGCGCCGCCTCCTGGCCGGCCGCGAGTGGCTGGACGAGGAGGGCGGCGGCGCCGGGCTCCTCCTGCTGGCGCGCGCCGAGGAGGCGCGGGAGGAGTGGGAGGCCGCGGCCGCCGCCTACCGCCGCTACACGGCCGTCGCCGAGGGGGAGGCCCGGGGCGTCGCCTCCGCCCGGCTCGGGCGGGTGCTGCGCCGGGCGGAGCGCCCCCGCGAGGCCGCCGGGGCCTTCGCCGACGCCGCGCGCGACCTGCCGCAGGCGGCGGACTGGCTGCTGGCGCTCCGGGCCGAGGCGCTCGCCGCGGCGGGCGACCCCGCCGCGGTCTCCGCGCCGCTCCCGGCCGAGGCCTCGGCCCCGGCGCGCGCCCACCGCGCCCGCGCCGAAGCGCGCTACTGGCTCGGCGCGGGCGACACGGTGCGCGCCGCCGCCGGGCTGGAGGCCGAGGCGGGCGCGGTGGCGGCGCTCGACGCGCGCACCGCGGCCGAGCTGGCGCTGAAGCAGGCGCGGCTCCTGGCGGCCGCCGGGCACGGCCCCGAGGCGCGCGCCGTCCTGGCCCGCGTCGCCGCGGACGGCGGCGCGGCGCCCACGGTCCGCTCCGCGGCGGCCGCGCTCCTGGGCGACCTCCCCGGCGAGCGCACGGCCGCCGAGCAGCTGGCCCGCGCCGCCGCGTACGAGGCGGCGGGGAAGCCCGGGCTGGCTGCGAAGGCGCTGCGGGTGGCGCTGGCCCGCGGCGCGCCCGACGACGCGGCCACGCGGCTGCGCGTCGGCCGGCTCCTCTTCGACGAGGCCGACTACGAGCCGGCGCGCGCCTGGCTGCTGGAGGCGGCCGAAAAGCTGGACGCCGAGCGCGCCGCCGAGGCCGAGCTGTACGCCGCCCGCGCCCTGGTGCGGCTGGGGCGGGCGGACGACGGGAGGGCGGCGCTGCGCCGCCTGGCCGAGCGCCGCGCGGGCACCGCCGCCGCCGGGACCGCCTGGTTCCTGCTGGGCGACGAGGCGGCGGACCGGGCCACGGGGATCGTCTACTACCGCCGCGCGGCCGAGGTGGCGCACTCGCCGCACGCGCGCGAGGCGCTCTTCCGCGTGGGCGACCGCAGCCGCAAGGAGGGCGAGACGGCGGCGGCGATCCGCGCCTGGGAGGAGTACGCCGGGCGCTGGCCGCAGGGCGAGCAGACCGCCGAGGCCGCGTACCAGGCGGGGCTGCTGCACGAGCGCGCCGGGCGCGAGGAGCGGGCGCGCGCCATGTACGCGGCGGCGATCGCGGCGGACCCCGTCTCCTACCCGGCGGTCCGCGCGGCCGACCGCATGGGCGCCGACCCGCTGGCGGGCGCCGACCGCGCGCTCCCCTGGCCCGCCGCCCCCGCCGACGAGGCCGACGCCGCCGCCGCGCTCCGCCGCCTGCGGGCGCTGGAGGAGGCGGGGCTGGAGGATGCGTGGAAGGCGGAGCTGGACGCGCAGGTCCGCCGGCTCGGGGAGCGTCCGCTCGCGCGGCTCGTCCTGGCGGAGGGGCTGCGCGACGCGGGGCACCCGGTCGACGGCATCCGCCTGGGCCGCGCGCTGCTGGAGGAGCGCGGCGGCGCCTGGGACGCCCGGCTGCTGCGCGTGGTGTTCCCCTTCCCCTACCGCGAGCTGCTGCTGGACGAGGCGGAGCGGGTGGACGTGGACCCCTGGCTGCTGGCCGGGCTGGTGCGGCAGGAGTCGTCGTTCGACCGGCGGGCGCGCTCGTGGGTGGGGGCCACGGGGCTGTCGCAGATCATGCCGGGGACGGGGGCGTGGCTGGCCGGCGGGGTGGGGATCCGCAACTTCGAGCCGGAGCTGCTGGCGGTGCCGGAGATCAACCTGCGCATGGGCGCCCGCTACCTGCGCGACCAGATGCGGCGCTACCGCGGCGCGCGCGACCTGGCGCTGGCCGCCTACAACGCGGGCCCGGGGCGCGCGGACCGCTGGAAGCGCGAGCTGGGCTACGGCCGCGACGTGGACGCCTTCCGCGAGCAGATCCCCTTCGCCGAGACGCGGCACTACGTGAAGGTGGTGATCCGCAACGCCGAGGTGTACCGCCGCCTCTACGGCCCCCGGCGCGCGCCGGGGCTGGCGTCGCCCGAGATGTGA
- a CDS encoding TIGR01777 family oxidoreductase, producing MDQTPPSAPPLRVAVAGSSGLLGTELSRRLEAEGHAVLRLVRRPPQGEGEARWDPAAGRIDATALEGLDAVVNLAGENVGERWTEERKRRIRASRVDATRLLAEALAGLAHKPRVLVNASAVGFYGSRGDERLDEMSAPGDDFLAGVVRDWEAATAPAAEAGVRVVLPRFGVVLTARGGALARMLTPFRLGAGGRLGSGRQWMSWISLDDAVDVILRALRDERMAGPVNVVAGAVTNEELARTLGRVLRRPALVPVPAFALRLMFGEMADGTVLVSQRVEHRRLTQLGHSFRYPELEAALRAALDEKD from the coding sequence ATGGACCAGACCCCGCCCTCCGCACCTCCCCTGCGCGTGGCCGTCGCCGGCTCGTCGGGGCTGCTCGGCACGGAGCTGTCGCGGCGGCTGGAGGCGGAGGGGCACGCGGTGCTGCGCCTGGTGCGCCGCCCCCCGCAGGGCGAGGGCGAGGCGCGGTGGGACCCCGCGGCCGGACGGATCGACGCGACGGCGCTGGAGGGCCTCGACGCGGTGGTGAACCTGGCGGGTGAGAACGTGGGGGAGCGCTGGACGGAGGAGCGGAAGCGGCGCATCCGCGCGAGCCGCGTGGACGCCACGCGGCTGCTGGCGGAGGCGCTGGCCGGCCTGGCGCACAAACCCCGGGTGCTGGTGAACGCGTCGGCGGTGGGCTTCTACGGCAGCCGGGGCGACGAGCGGCTGGACGAGATGAGCGCCCCGGGCGACGACTTCCTGGCCGGCGTGGTGCGCGACTGGGAGGCCGCCACCGCCCCGGCCGCCGAAGCGGGGGTCCGCGTGGTGCTGCCGCGCTTCGGGGTGGTGCTCACCGCGCGCGGCGGGGCGCTGGCCAGGATGCTGACGCCCTTCCGCCTGGGCGCGGGGGGAAGGCTGGGCAGCGGCCGCCAGTGGATGAGCTGGATCTCGCTGGACGACGCGGTCGACGTGATCCTGCGCGCGCTGCGCGACGAGCGGATGGCGGGCCCGGTGAACGTGGTGGCCGGCGCGGTGACGAACGAGGAGCTCGCCCGCACGTTGGGGCGGGTGCTGCGGCGCCCGGCGCTGGTGCCGGTGCCCGCCTTCGCGCTCCGGCTGATGTTCGGGGAGATGGCGGACGGCACCGTGCTGGTGAGCCAGCGCGTGGAGCACCGCCGCCTCACCCAGCTCGGCCACAGCTTCCGCTACCCCGAGCTGGAGGCGGCCCTCCGAGCGGCGCTCGACGAGAAGGATTGA